The Virgibacillus phasianinus genome includes a window with the following:
- a CDS encoding aliphatic sulfonate ABC transporter substrate-binding protein produces the protein MKKLFALLIFAALSLLLAACGNSDEQAAGNDGSKEITIGYFPNINHVAGMVAEEKDMYSETLPEGTKVNYKYFPDGSAFMTAIETGEIEGGLVGPGPAMNHYISGAKINVVAAGSTGGTVIMARKGSDIKNPEDLVGKTFISPGVGCTHDVQFETMMKEEYGVTSKRIGGEMKHVTGKPATYSSMFQAGNVDAATVPEPWASVIEAKGSGKVLVNTPDVAYGNTLPAAVFVTSQDLVKNNPDMVQSIVDAHKKATKFIQENPEEAKTIAIDKIKEITDQDLSKSVIDNAWERINFTYEIDGKTLQDFATSSYELEFLKDKPNLDGLVNTSFIK, from the coding sequence ATGAAAAAATTATTCGCATTATTGATTTTTGCAGCACTTAGTTTGCTGTTAGCTGCTTGCGGGAACAGTGATGAACAGGCCGCTGGTAATGACGGGTCCAAGGAAATTACAATCGGATACTTCCCAAACATTAACCATGTTGCAGGGATGGTTGCTGAAGAAAAAGACATGTATTCCGAGACACTTCCTGAAGGGACTAAGGTCAACTATAAATATTTCCCTGATGGGTCAGCATTTATGACAGCAATTGAAACCGGTGAAATAGAAGGCGGACTTGTTGGACCGGGACCTGCGATGAATCACTACATCAGTGGAGCTAAAATTAATGTCGTTGCTGCAGGATCAACAGGTGGTACAGTTATCATGGCTCGTAAAGGGTCAGATATTAAAAATCCTGAAGACCTAGTGGGAAAAACGTTTATCTCACCTGGGGTAGGCTGCACGCATGATGTTCAATTTGAAACGATGATGAAAGAAGAATATGGCGTAACATCCAAACGGATTGGCGGAGAAATGAAGCATGTGACAGGAAAACCAGCAACCTATTCCAGCATGTTCCAGGCAGGAAACGTTGATGCAGCAACAGTTCCGGAACCATGGGCATCCGTTATTGAGGCAAAAGGAAGCGGGAAAGTTCTTGTCAACACGCCAGACGTTGCGTACGGTAATACATTGCCTGCAGCAGTATTTGTAACATCACAGGATCTTGTTAAAAATAATCCGGATATGGTTCAAAGCATTGTCGATGCCCATAAAAAGGCAACCAAATTTATTCAGGAAAACCCGGAAGAAGCAAAAACAATCGCAATCGATAAAATCAAAGAAATTACCGATCAAGATCTTTCGAAATCCGTGATCGATAACGCATGGGAACGAATCAATTTCACCTATGAAATAGATGGCAAGACTCTGCAGGATTTCGCTACTTCCTCGTATGAACTAGAATTTTTAAAAGATAAACCAAATTTAGATGGACTAGTGAATACCAGTTTTATTAAATAA
- the rbsK gene encoding ribokinase, translating into MAKVVIVGSYVVDLMSRTPHMPKAGETVLGGPFSMGPGGKGSNQAVSAARQGADVTMVTKVGNDSFGDDAMANFKKEGIDKTHVTRHTNAATGTALIAVDDRGENMIIVSPGACGQITKEDVLAAEQAFQEADIVLVQLETAMEAVEQAITLAKKYAKPIVLNPAPFQETSDRLLADITYVTPNETEASLMTGIEVTDQQTAQAAAQKLIEKGIDTVIITLGKQGCFVYDGTDEGWIASGFDVDVADTTGAGDAFNGAFATFLASGIKLEEAVVRANAVAALSVTKAGTAKSMPYKHEVDTFISG; encoded by the coding sequence ATGGCGAAAGTAGTAATTGTCGGAAGTTATGTAGTGGATTTGATGAGCCGCACGCCGCATATGCCAAAGGCTGGGGAAACCGTTTTGGGTGGACCTTTTTCAATGGGACCCGGCGGGAAAGGGAGCAATCAGGCCGTTTCCGCTGCAAGGCAGGGTGCTGATGTGACGATGGTGACAAAGGTAGGAAACGACAGCTTTGGTGATGATGCGATGGCCAATTTTAAAAAAGAGGGAATCGATAAAACTCATGTAACGCGCCATACGAACGCAGCGACAGGTACTGCGCTCATTGCGGTGGATGATCGGGGAGAGAATATGATTATCGTTTCACCTGGGGCTTGCGGACAAATTACAAAAGAAGATGTACTGGCTGCTGAACAAGCTTTTCAGGAGGCTGATATTGTCCTTGTACAGCTCGAAACAGCGATGGAAGCCGTCGAGCAAGCCATTACGTTGGCAAAAAAATATGCGAAACCAATTGTCTTGAATCCTGCACCATTTCAGGAAACGAGTGACCGCCTGCTTGCTGATATTACATATGTAACACCGAATGAAACAGAGGCAAGCTTAATGACCGGGATAGAGGTAACTGATCAACAAACAGCACAAGCAGCTGCGCAAAAGTTAATCGAGAAAGGTATTGATACGGTTATTATTACACTTGGAAAACAAGGGTGCTTTGTATATGACGGTACAGATGAGGGATGGATTGCTAGCGGATTTGATGTTGACGTTGCCGACACAACGGGAGCAGGTGATGCGTTTAACGGGGCATTCGCGACTTTCCTTGCGAGTGGTATAAAGCTAGAGGAAGCGGTGGTACGAGCAAACGCTGTGGCAGCATTATCCGTAACCAAGGCTGGGACGGCAAAATCAATGCCGTATAAACATGAGGTTGATACGTTTATATCAGGATAA
- the yedF gene encoding sulfurtransferase-like selenium metabolism protein YedF — protein sequence MSVDFTLDLRGESCPYPVIYTLEALEGMEKQQILQVITDCPSSFRNVPEEVLKHGYQFAKDPVKNGQEYLFYVIA from the coding sequence ATGTCAGTTGATTTCACCTTGGATTTACGGGGAGAATCTTGTCCCTATCCAGTCATTTATACATTGGAAGCCTTGGAAGGCATGGAAAAACAACAAATTCTTCAAGTTATCACAGACTGTCCATCTTCATTCCGGAACGTACCAGAAGAAGTACTAAAACACGGCTATCAATTTGCCAAAGATCCAGTTAAAAACGGGCAGGAATATTTGTTTTATGTAATAGCGTAG
- the yedE gene encoding selenium metabolism membrane protein YedE/FdhT: MKLFSNIFNHYWNPYVAIILAGVLSAIYFGLTGSVWAVTGEFTLLGGNILQLFGVDISGWTYFDLVHMKGTTFARPSGWIVWGMFIGALMMVLFSNNFKIRIPRQKRRLVQGLVGGIIAGFGARLALGCNLAAFFTGVPQFSFHSWIFIIGTGIGTLLGTKIVKTRWWKGKPTLLKGNANPSKNASRKIQPYVGAIITLAYAGLIIYFFLTGKNMLGIASLFGAFFGILIERGQICFTSAFRDLWISGRGVMAKAIIWGMAISSVLTLLVIIIYGMEPITQIVAPSTLVGGFLFGLGIVLASSCETGMMYRLMEGQILYLTVFAGNIIGATVLAYAWDHLGVYNLLVASGKPINLISAIGPAGAIIATLIMLGVCYLITVYWQKNYRFGVGFKKGEQKHVS; the protein is encoded by the coding sequence ATGAAATTATTCAGTAACATATTTAATCATTACTGGAATCCTTATGTTGCTATTATTCTAGCAGGGGTTCTTTCAGCTATTTATTTTGGACTTACCGGCTCAGTTTGGGCGGTAACAGGCGAGTTCACCCTTTTAGGGGGAAATATACTCCAGCTTTTCGGTGTCGACATATCAGGCTGGACATATTTTGATCTCGTACATATGAAAGGAACAACCTTCGCACGTCCCAGCGGCTGGATTGTCTGGGGCATGTTCATTGGCGCTTTAATGATGGTTCTTTTCAGCAATAACTTCAAAATCCGCATCCCCAGGCAGAAACGGCGGCTAGTACAGGGGTTAGTTGGTGGCATTATTGCTGGATTCGGCGCTCGGCTTGCATTGGGCTGCAACCTTGCTGCATTTTTCACTGGCGTCCCACAATTTTCTTTTCACTCTTGGATTTTTATCATAGGCACCGGGATTGGCACCTTGCTTGGAACCAAAATTGTTAAAACCAGGTGGTGGAAGGGTAAGCCGACGCTATTAAAGGGAAATGCAAATCCCTCTAAAAATGCAAGCCGCAAGATTCAACCCTATGTTGGTGCAATCATCACGCTTGCATATGCTGGCCTGATTATATATTTCTTTTTAACCGGCAAAAATATGCTCGGTATTGCATCATTATTCGGTGCCTTTTTTGGTATATTAATAGAACGCGGGCAAATTTGCTTCACCTCTGCATTCCGGGATTTGTGGATTAGCGGTCGTGGCGTTATGGCAAAGGCGATTATCTGGGGGATGGCAATCAGCTCCGTACTTACGTTGCTTGTCATTATCATCTATGGAATGGAGCCTATCACACAAATCGTTGCCCCAAGCACACTTGTTGGCGGATTTCTGTTTGGGCTTGGGATTGTTCTGGCCAGCAGCTGTGAAACAGGCATGATGTACCGGCTGATGGAAGGACAGATTCTTTATCTGACTGTATTTGCTGGTAACATTATTGGTGCAACCGTACTTGCATATGCTTGGGATCACCTTGGTGTATATAATCTGCTCGTTGCAAGCGGCAAGCCGATTAATCTCATTTCTGCAATCGGCCCTGCAGGCGCAATCATAGCAACACTAATTATGCTTGGTGTCTGTTACTTGATTACCGTCTACTGGCAAAAGAATTACCGGTTTGGCGTTGGATTCAAGAAAGGAGAACAAAAACATGTCAGTTGA
- a CDS encoding YeeE/YedE thiosulfate transporter family protein, with translation MLAVFNALTLLVRGTPWGVTSAFALWGSKVAMFFGIDVTSWVYWSGERAAALDQSVLMHSTSVLDFGVILGAFLASTAGGVFALKKVGLKRASAAIIGGIMMGYGSRIAFGCNIGAYFGGIASFSIHGWVWMIMALAGTLVALYLRPLFGMSVPKSKDSFC, from the coding sequence TTGCTTGCAGTGTTTAATGCATTAACATTACTTGTCCGTGGAACTCCGTGGGGTGTAACTTCGGCGTTTGCATTATGGGGATCAAAGGTAGCGATGTTCTTTGGAATTGATGTGACTAGTTGGGTTTATTGGTCCGGTGAGCGCGCTGCTGCGTTGGACCAATCTGTTCTGATGCATTCAACTAGTGTACTAGACTTCGGCGTTATCCTAGGTGCTTTTCTTGCCTCAACTGCTGGCGGGGTATTCGCGTTAAAGAAGGTCGGATTGAAGCGTGCATCGGCCGCAATAATCGGCGGCATTATGATGGGTTACGGTTCAAGGATTGCCTTCGGATGTAACATTGGTGCCTACTTCGGCGGCATCGCATCTTTCAGTATCCATGGCTGGGTATGGATGATTATGGCACTTGCCGGGACATTGGTTGCTTTATATTTACGTCCATTATTTGGCATGTCCGTTCCAAAATCAAAGGATTCATTCTGTTAA
- a CDS encoding YeeE/YedE thiosulfate transporter family protein produces MAIPEKTMKQTKALQHPLLPSSQYMMTTIGLIIAVLLSIAIFDEADFEKTATMWVGLLLGYTLFHARFGFTSAFRRLLSVGNGEAMRAHMIMFAVVCTLFAPILSMGLGFFGNNPAGYVSPVGTSVVVGAFIFGIGMQLGGGCASGTLYAVGGGRSAMFITLFAFIIGSVLGAWHWNFWVNETPSFGAISLATDTSLGYFGAWAVQMVIFAAIFGATYYIRKKKNPPPLNHCQAAKAGSEFFGAPGLYG; encoded by the coding sequence GTGGCTATCCCAGAAAAGACAATGAAACAAACAAAAGCATTGCAGCACCCTTTACTGCCATCATCACAATATATGATGACTACAATCGGATTAATTATAGCCGTATTGTTAAGCATCGCAATTTTTGATGAAGCCGATTTTGAAAAAACAGCTACCATGTGGGTGGGACTGCTGCTTGGCTACACACTATTTCATGCCCGGTTCGGGTTTACTTCCGCGTTCAGGCGGCTGCTCTCTGTTGGTAACGGCGAGGCGATGCGGGCCCATATGATTATGTTTGCTGTGGTTTGTACACTTTTCGCCCCCATTCTATCAATGGGACTGGGATTTTTTGGCAACAATCCAGCCGGGTATGTATCCCCTGTTGGCACAAGTGTTGTTGTCGGTGCCTTTATTTTTGGGATTGGCATGCAGCTTGGCGGCGGGTGTGCGTCAGGGACGCTTTATGCTGTTGGTGGCGGTCGTTCTGCAATGTTCATCACCCTGTTCGCCTTTATTATTGGCTCTGTTTTAGGTGCCTGGCACTGGAACTTCTGGGTTAATGAAACACCATCATTTGGGGCGATTTCACTGGCAACAGATACTAGTTTAGGCTATTTCGGTGCCTGGGCGGTGCAGATGGTTATTTTTGCCGCAATCTTTGGAGCAACCTATTATATTAGGAAGAAAAAAAATCCCCCGCCATTAAACCACTGCCAAGCGGCAAAGGCTGGATCCGAATTCTTCGGGGCTCCTGGCCTTTATGGGTAG
- a CDS encoding HAD family hydrolase has product MKLIAIDMDGTLLSADCTISEANREAILEAQKHGDIVAISTGRSLHDAKHILHDAGLQCPIMTGNGGLSFESGEIIQHHVLPAEVLAEMMDLLEERGLYYEIYTNAGVLIQSDGSERLNKEIKQAVDLDLKNTENVIDIQSKQYGLIDVPDYREIDFTDKGVYKLFVLSFDQEKLKKLRETLIDREDISITSSGAEKFEIGYAEASKGNALLFMANHFGIPQKDTVAMGDNLNDLSMFETAGMSIAMGNAETVVKEQATYVTKDHNANGVAYALKEYALGVKN; this is encoded by the coding sequence ATGAAATTAATTGCTATTGACATGGACGGGACATTGCTTTCTGCAGATTGTACAATCAGTGAAGCCAACCGGGAAGCAATCCTTGAAGCGCAAAAGCACGGAGATATTGTTGCTATTTCAACAGGACGTTCCCTGCACGACGCCAAACATATTTTGCATGATGCTGGGTTGCAATGCCCAATAATGACAGGGAATGGCGGGTTATCATTCGAGTCCGGTGAGATTATTCAACATCATGTGCTGCCTGCTGAAGTTTTGGCGGAAATGATGGATTTACTGGAGGAACGCGGATTATATTATGAAATCTACACGAATGCTGGAGTTTTAATTCAAAGTGATGGAAGTGAACGATTGAATAAAGAAATAAAGCAAGCTGTTGATTTGGATTTGAAAAACACAGAAAATGTTATTGATATTCAATCGAAACAGTATGGTTTAATAGATGTTCCTGATTACCGGGAAATAGACTTTACTGATAAAGGTGTTTATAAATTGTTCGTTCTTTCTTTTGATCAGGAAAAATTGAAAAAACTGCGGGAAACGTTAATTGACAGGGAAGATATCTCGATTACCTCTTCCGGGGCAGAAAAGTTTGAAATTGGATACGCCGAAGCGAGCAAAGGGAATGCACTGCTATTCATGGCAAACCATTTTGGAATACCACAGAAAGATACGGTTGCTATGGGCGATAATCTGAACGACCTTTCCATGTTCGAAACCGCTGGCATGTCGATTGCGATGGGAAACGCCGAAACGGTTGTTAAAGAACAAGCTACTTATGTTACTAAAGACCATAATGCTAATGGGGTAGCTTATGCTTTGAAGGAATATGCGCTTGGTGTTAAGAATTAG
- a CDS encoding DUF485 domain-containing protein — MSNLSTDRISDQANEPIDYVKVEQSSTFKKLMSDRRKFIVPLTIFFLVFYFLLPILTSYTTFLNTPVIGDISWVWLFAFSQFIMTWVLCTLYVKKAASFDKQADEIIKEQLDKGGKS; from the coding sequence ATGAGTAATTTAAGCACTGACAGGATAAGTGATCAAGCAAACGAACCGATTGATTATGTAAAAGTGGAACAAAGCTCAACGTTTAAAAAGTTAATGAGCGACAGAAGAAAGTTTATCGTACCGTTAACTATATTTTTTCTTGTCTTTTATTTTTTACTTCCTATTTTAACTTCCTATACAACCTTCTTAAACACACCGGTGATTGGCGATATTTCGTGGGTATGGTTGTTTGCATTTTCGCAATTTATTATGACATGGGTCTTATGTACGCTTTATGTAAAAAAAGCTGCATCCTTTGATAAGCAGGCAGACGAAATCATTAAAGAACAGCTTGACAAGGGAGGAAAAAGCTAA
- a CDS encoding LytR/AlgR family response regulator transcription factor — MKSIHAMIAEDEQLAREELIYLLKREQDVTTCPSAETGEQLIELYLAHEPDVIFLDVQMPGMPGVEAARRITELTYNQSPLFVFTTAYDEYAIDAFEIDATDYLLKPYDDTRFQKTMNRVRKQLTQMDGKDNQQSRQTQAHAVKLLVDDGDRMAVLSPNSIYYAVPSKRMLEIHTKDEVIESRMTLQELEDKLHGLAFFRTHRSYLVNLNYIREITPWFNGTCNITLQDKHHTTIPVSRSARKILFNHFNT; from the coding sequence ATGAAAAGTATTCATGCCATGATTGCTGAGGATGAACAATTGGCACGAGAAGAATTAATCTACCTGTTGAAACGCGAACAGGATGTCACTACTTGCCCAAGTGCAGAAACCGGAGAACAATTAATTGAGCTGTATCTTGCGCATGAGCCTGATGTTATTTTTCTTGATGTCCAAATGCCGGGAATGCCTGGTGTTGAAGCTGCCAGACGGATTACAGAACTGACCTACAATCAATCCCCATTATTTGTATTTACTACGGCATATGACGAATATGCCATTGATGCATTTGAAATTGATGCAACCGATTATCTATTAAAACCCTACGATGACACTCGTTTTCAGAAGACAATGAACCGTGTTCGTAAGCAACTGACCCAGATGGATGGAAAAGATAATCAGCAGTCCAGGCAAACACAGGCTCATGCGGTAAAGTTACTGGTCGATGATGGGGACCGGATGGCTGTTTTATCTCCGAATTCCATTTATTATGCAGTTCCTTCTAAACGTATGCTGGAAATTCATACAAAAGATGAAGTTATTGAAAGTCGCATGACATTGCAAGAGCTAGAGGATAAATTGCATGGCCTTGCTTTTTTTCGTACACATCGAAGTTATTTGGTCAATTTAAATTATATACGGGAAATCACACCCTGGTTTAATGGTACATGTAACATAACACTGCAGGATAAGCATCATACAACAATACCAGTCAGCCGATCAGCACGAAAAATACTTTTCAACCACTTTAATACTTGA
- a CDS encoding LytS/YhcK type 5TM receptor domain-containing protein, with product MKYLTIVLFERIGLLLVLAFVLTRIPGFRSLLYREFSKRMSFVHACMFGMFGIAGTITGVVVEGDSVVISDFIWSVGEDQMIVSSSLVAIVIAGLLGGPVVGFGAGIIAGAHLFYLGGIGFIANSLINPLSGFLAGLTARFFSNERVISPMKALFIGVFPPVLQMHMLLIFSSNPDDRIALVNTIGLPLVLSNSIAIAIFTAMISIVLREQENEAAFATKQALTIAEEALPFLKKDSPREMAEGIATLLYNRLKLAAVSITNDREVLAHKGLGDDHHRTGDKIFTSLSHQAIASKQMQVAYSRSEIQCRNESCPLEAAIMIPIMDANDTTGLIKFYFRKGQHIRPVELMLAQGLGQLISNQLNTIAADKLKTHIRDAELRNLQAQINPHFLFNTLHMIAALFRKDPERARHITVQLAHYMRFNIGLVSSSLVSLEKECQHVKAYIDIIQTRFASRLQINFPEMDEARQVLIPPSTMQPLVENAVQHGLETVAHGGIITVRIERLGEFIQITVRDNGCGFPENILHRAGQESLTENQNSGAGLFNVNQRLISLLGESARLHVRNLPSGGSEVYFAIPNK from the coding sequence GTGAAATATTTAACAATTGTTTTATTTGAACGAATTGGATTATTGCTGGTACTCGCTTTTGTCCTGACGCGTATCCCTGGTTTCCGGTCATTACTGTATCGTGAGTTCAGTAAAAGGATGTCGTTTGTCCATGCCTGTATGTTTGGTATGTTTGGAATAGCTGGGACGATAACAGGGGTGGTCGTTGAAGGGGACTCCGTTGTGATCAGTGATTTTATCTGGTCTGTCGGTGAAGATCAAATGATTGTTAGTTCAAGCCTGGTTGCCATTGTAATTGCCGGATTATTAGGAGGGCCTGTTGTTGGATTTGGGGCAGGTATTATTGCTGGTGCACATCTATTTTACCTGGGAGGAATTGGCTTTATCGCAAACAGCCTGATCAACCCACTAAGTGGCTTCCTGGCAGGATTAACCGCTCGCTTTTTTTCAAATGAACGGGTAATTTCACCAATGAAGGCATTGTTTATCGGCGTCTTTCCACCGGTTCTGCAAATGCATATGCTGCTTATCTTTTCATCTAATCCAGATGACAGGATTGCCCTGGTAAATACCATCGGCTTACCACTTGTACTGTCAAATAGTATAGCAATTGCCATCTTCACTGCGATGATCAGTATTGTGTTACGGGAGCAAGAAAATGAGGCCGCATTTGCAACTAAACAAGCGTTAACAATTGCTGAGGAAGCTCTTCCCTTTCTAAAAAAAGATTCTCCACGTGAAATGGCCGAAGGAATTGCTACTTTACTGTACAATAGGTTGAAATTAGCTGCTGTTTCGATTACGAATGATCGCGAGGTTCTGGCGCATAAAGGGTTGGGAGATGATCATCACCGGACTGGTGATAAAATTTTCACTTCCCTTTCACACCAAGCGATTGCTTCCAAACAAATGCAAGTTGCCTATTCACGTTCGGAAATACAATGCAGAAACGAGAGCTGCCCATTAGAGGCCGCCATCATGATCCCGATAATGGATGCCAATGATACAACAGGCCTGATTAAGTTTTATTTCCGCAAAGGTCAGCACATACGGCCGGTGGAACTCATGTTGGCCCAAGGTTTGGGACAGCTGATTTCTAATCAACTGAATACCATTGCAGCCGACAAGTTAAAAACACATATACGTGATGCGGAACTGAGAAATCTTCAGGCCCAGATCAACCCGCACTTTCTCTTTAATACACTCCATATGATTGCAGCATTGTTTCGAAAGGATCCGGAAAGAGCGCGGCATATCACCGTCCAGTTAGCACACTATATGCGGTTCAATATTGGACTCGTTTCATCATCACTTGTGTCTCTGGAGAAGGAGTGTCAGCACGTAAAGGCATATATCGATATTATTCAGACCCGCTTCGCCAGCCGTCTACAAATTAATTTTCCTGAAATGGATGAAGCACGGCAAGTTCTTATTCCCCCGTCGACGATGCAGCCGCTCGTCGAGAACGCTGTCCAGCATGGTCTGGAAACCGTGGCCCATGGGGGAATCATAACCGTGCGGATTGAGAGATTGGGGGAATTCATCCAAATAACAGTACGTGACAATGGATGTGGGTTCCCCGAAAATATTTTACACCGTGCCGGTCAGGAATCACTGACAGAGAATCAAAATAGTGGAGCAGGATTATTTAATGTCAATCAGCGTTTAATCAGTCTACTGGGAGAATCAGCACGCCTGCATGTTCGCAACTTGCCTTCCGGTGGCAGCGAAGTGTATTTTGCAATTCCAAATAAATAG
- a CDS encoding solute symporter family protein, producing MNLTYFLFFLCIIVCTLIITYWAAKQSKTTNQFYIASGSLSGIQNGMAIAGDYISAASFLGIVGSIAINGYDGFSYAIGFLVSYLIVLFFIAEPVHHLGKFSLGDVVCSRFPGDKMRLLMASGAFIISILYMIPQLVAAGLLIRLLLDINYSTSVLIIGSLMTVYVVFGGMYATSWVQIVKTVVLLSGTFLLSLIVFSRFDFNLSELLAQVKTGTPLGENIFLPGNLFSNPLETLSLHLALILGTAGLPHILIRFLTVRNTKEVRKSLLTASWIIGAFYIITLILGLGAIALIGFKELVTVDPTGNLAAPLLAEELGGDFLMAFIAAISFTTIVAVVAGLVISATTAFSHDIYFHILKRGRTTEKRQLRAAQWTAFAVGLISTLFALGLKNINVTSLVSLTFIVAASSNLPVLLFTIYWKRFNQTGAIIGMVCGLTASLTSLLLGPHIMNPVSGWIQRDPLFPLYNPGIIAIPIGFLGAFLGSIFSRESSESEVEFRQFYIKAQTGIDTRRKNP from the coding sequence ATGAACCTTACCTATTTCCTGTTTTTCCTGTGTATCATTGTTTGCACGTTAATTATTACATACTGGGCAGCCAAGCAAAGTAAAACGACAAATCAATTTTATATCGCCAGTGGGAGTTTGAGCGGGATTCAAAATGGGATGGCGATCGCTGGAGATTACATAAGTGCGGCTTCCTTTTTGGGTATTGTTGGGTCAATTGCGATCAATGGCTATGATGGGTTTTCTTATGCAATAGGATTTTTAGTCTCCTATTTAATTGTGTTGTTTTTCATTGCTGAACCCGTGCATCATCTGGGTAAATTTTCACTCGGGGATGTAGTTTGCTCACGTTTTCCGGGTGATAAAATGCGCTTACTGATGGCAAGCGGTGCCTTCATCATTTCCATTTTATATATGATTCCACAACTGGTCGCTGCAGGTCTATTAATTCGTTTGCTGCTTGATATTAATTATTCAACTTCTGTACTAATTATCGGAAGTTTAATGACGGTATATGTCGTATTCGGTGGAATGTATGCTACATCATGGGTACAGATTGTAAAAACGGTGGTGCTTTTGTCGGGGACATTTCTTCTTTCGTTAATTGTGTTTTCCCGGTTTGACTTTAATCTTTCCGAATTACTCGCACAAGTGAAAACGGGCACCCCGCTGGGTGAAAACATCTTTCTGCCCGGAAATTTATTTAGCAACCCTTTGGAAACCTTATCGCTCCATCTTGCACTTATTCTAGGGACAGCTGGCCTGCCCCATATCTTGATTCGCTTTCTTACTGTCCGAAATACCAAAGAAGTACGTAAATCTCTGTTAACGGCCAGTTGGATTATTGGAGCTTTTTATATTATTACACTGATACTGGGGCTTGGCGCGATAGCATTAATCGGATTTAAGGAATTGGTCACAGTTGATCCGACTGGAAATCTGGCTGCACCACTATTGGCAGAGGAATTGGGTGGTGACTTTCTGATGGCCTTCATTGCCGCTATTTCCTTTACAACTATTGTCGCGGTTGTCGCTGGATTAGTCATTTCAGCTACAACAGCTTTTTCCCATGATATCTATTTCCACATTCTTAAGAGGGGACGCACTACTGAAAAGAGACAACTGCGCGCTGCCCAATGGACTGCATTTGCCGTTGGCCTTATTTCAACTTTATTTGCACTTGGTTTAAAGAACATTAATGTTACCTCCCTCGTTTCCCTGACTTTTATTGTAGCAGCGTCCAGTAACTTGCCTGTACTATTGTTTACCATCTACTGGAAAAGATTTAATCAAACAGGAGCAATCATCGGAATGGTGTGTGGGTTAACCGCTTCCCTCACGTCCCTTCTGCTTGGTCCGCATATTATGAATCCGGTTAGTGGATGGATTCAAAGGGATCCCCTTTTTCCTCTATATAATCCAGGCATCATTGCCATTCCAATCGGGTTCCTTGGTGCATTTCTTGGGTCTATATTTTCACGAGAATCATCTGAATCCGAGGTAGAATTCAGGCAGTTTTACATAAAAGCACAGACCGGGATTGACACGAGGAGGAAAAACCCGTGA